One region of Gilliamella sp. ESL0405 genomic DNA includes:
- the xseA gene encoding exodeoxyribonuclease VII large subunit, with protein sequence MQNRSILSVKDLNQMVKDLLSDAIGQIWLVGEISNFSRPASGHWYFTLKDETAQVRCAMFRNSNFRTGFTPQNGQQVLVNASVTLYEARGEYQLVIDKMQPAGAGLLQQKFEQLKQRLSDEGLFDPIYKKTLPENIRTIGIITSSTGAALYDICQILKRRDPSLHLIIYPTQVQGTEAAGQIAKMIEIANNRQECDVLIVGRGGGSLEDLWSFNEEVVARAIFASQIPIVSAVGHEIDFTIADFVADIRAATPSAAAELVSTNNLDQIKRLQVQEQYLFMAIDNYLMRRREMLNKWRHRLQAEHPQAKLSKQSNRLLTCRHALFENIQQYLFRQSNLHNYLDRRLLRLSPQNDIRLLRQTVEKRQQQIMTLMEQKLTHAKHQFVLQTSQLNNVSPLATLERGYSVTTNQANIVIRSCDQVVIGEHITTQLKTGKLVSQIVKVE encoded by the coding sequence ATGCAAAATCGTTCGATTTTATCGGTTAAAGATCTTAACCAAATGGTGAAAGATCTCCTTTCCGATGCTATTGGTCAAATTTGGTTAGTTGGCGAGATTTCTAACTTTTCACGCCCAGCTTCCGGTCACTGGTACTTCACACTTAAAGATGAAACCGCCCAAGTGCGTTGTGCCATGTTTCGTAATAGCAATTTTAGAACCGGATTTACACCGCAAAATGGCCAACAAGTTTTAGTTAATGCTTCCGTAACACTTTATGAAGCTCGAGGTGAATATCAACTTGTTATTGATAAAATGCAACCCGCTGGCGCTGGCTTGTTACAACAAAAATTTGAGCAGTTAAAACAACGATTATCTGACGAAGGATTATTCGATCCAATTTATAAAAAAACCTTACCTGAAAATATTCGCACAATCGGTATTATCACTTCATCAACCGGCGCTGCGCTTTATGATATCTGCCAGATATTAAAACGCCGTGATCCCTCTTTACATTTGATTATCTATCCAACTCAAGTGCAAGGCACAGAAGCGGCAGGGCAAATAGCCAAAATGATTGAGATTGCTAATAACCGTCAAGAGTGTGATGTATTAATTGTTGGTCGGGGTGGGGGCTCGCTGGAAGATCTCTGGTCATTTAATGAAGAAGTGGTCGCAAGAGCGATTTTTGCCAGTCAAATACCGATTGTTAGTGCAGTCGGGCACGAAATTGATTTTACTATCGCTGATTTTGTTGCTGATATTCGAGCGGCAACGCCGTCAGCCGCAGCTGAGTTAGTGAGTACTAACAATCTAGATCAAATAAAGCGTCTACAAGTGCAAGAACAGTATCTTTTTATGGCGATAGACAATTATCTAATGCGTCGTCGGGAAATGCTTAATAAATGGCGTCATCGATTGCAAGCTGAGCACCCACAAGCGAAGCTGTCCAAACAGTCAAATCGTCTGTTAACTTGCCGTCATGCGCTATTTGAAAACATTCAACAATACCTATTTCGGCAATCAAATCTTCATAACTATTTAGATAGAAGATTATTACGCCTCTCACCGCAAAATGATATTCGTCTTCTACGCCAAACAGTTGAAAAACGCCAGCAACAAATCATGACTTTAATGGAGCAGAAACTTACACATGCTAAACATCAGTTTGTTTTACAAACATCGCAACTCAATAATGTCAGCCCACTGGCAACTTTAGAGCGTGGTTATAGCGTGACAACTAATCAAGCTAATATTGTGATACGCAGTTGTGACCAAGTTGTGATTGGTGAGCATATCACCACGCAATTAAAAACGGGGAAATTAGTTAGCCAAATTGTTAAAGTCGAATAA
- a CDS encoding molecular chaperone HscC, with protein sequence MHPPIGIDLGTTNSLICVWQDGQPTLIPNSIGELVTPSVVSVDNDDSILVGRAALSRLTTHPNCTAAAFKRYLGSSKVFELGNKKFTPTELSAMVLKSLKADAQAFLGQEICDVVISVPAYFNDEQRKQTRFAAELAGLNAVRLINEPTAAAMAYGLHEEQSGNTLVFDLGGGTFDVTVLEYSLPIIEVHASAGDNYLGGEDFTHELVKACLSEWNIKPQDIATDDYARLLDLAEQLKCKLNGEKMHNLTWFWQDKQWQFSLNESRARMIWLPLLNRLRAPIEQALSDARLKPNQLEHIVLVGGSSQLGVVRELVTKLFGKLPYRHINPTTIVAQGAAVQAACRLRNADVEEVILTDVCPYTLGIESSSDNVRGLFSPIIERNTIVPTSKVKTFYTTHPQQKYISVAVYQGEHPLVKNNVLIDQFEVPLTPTEELQGIDVRFSYDLNGLLEVDVIIHATGQQHGKVIDHSPIGLTEKQKQESHERLKSLKVHPRDQMPNRTLLARLDRAWAQSLGDERSLIGSYIETFLTVLDRQNTEEIETIRCEIESSLTSLDR encoded by the coding sequence ATGCATCCTCCAATTGGTATAGATTTAGGTACAACAAATAGTTTAATTTGTGTTTGGCAGGACGGTCAGCCAACTTTAATTCCCAACTCAATAGGCGAGTTGGTTACCCCCTCAGTTGTCAGTGTTGATAATGATGATTCTATTTTAGTTGGGCGTGCAGCATTGTCTCGCTTAACCACTCATCCCAATTGCACAGCAGCTGCATTTAAACGGTATTTAGGGTCGAGTAAAGTTTTTGAATTAGGCAATAAAAAATTTACCCCAACAGAACTATCGGCAATGGTACTAAAATCGTTAAAAGCTGATGCACAAGCGTTTTTAGGGCAGGAGATTTGTGATGTTGTCATTTCTGTACCAGCTTATTTTAATGATGAGCAACGTAAGCAAACCCGTTTTGCCGCAGAGCTTGCCGGGTTAAATGCTGTACGTTTAATTAATGAACCCACCGCAGCAGCTATGGCATATGGCTTGCACGAGGAGCAATCGGGAAATACGTTAGTATTTGATTTGGGTGGTGGTACATTTGATGTCACAGTACTTGAGTATTCCCTGCCAATTATCGAAGTCCATGCTTCAGCAGGTGATAATTACCTTGGGGGGGAAGATTTTACTCATGAACTGGTAAAAGCTTGCTTAAGTGAGTGGAATATTAAACCACAAGATATCGCAACAGATGACTATGCCCGATTATTAGATTTAGCTGAACAGTTAAAATGTAAGTTAAATGGCGAAAAAATGCATAATTTAACTTGGTTTTGGCAGGATAAACAATGGCAATTTTCACTTAACGAAAGTCGAGCTAGAATGATTTGGTTACCCTTGCTAAACCGTTTGCGAGCACCGATTGAACAAGCATTAAGTGATGCCCGTTTAAAGCCCAATCAGCTTGAACATATTGTGTTAGTTGGCGGTTCATCGCAATTAGGTGTGGTTCGTGAGTTAGTGACAAAGTTATTTGGCAAACTCCCTTATCGTCATATTAATCCGACCACTATTGTGGCACAAGGTGCGGCTGTTCAAGCGGCTTGTCGTTTACGTAATGCAGATGTGGAAGAAGTTATCTTGACCGACGTTTGCCCTTACACATTAGGTATTGAAAGTTCTTCCGATAATGTTCGTGGTTTATTTTCCCCAATTATTGAACGTAATACGATTGTACCGACCTCAAAAGTTAAAACCTTTTATACTACACATCCGCAGCAAAAATATATCTCTGTTGCAGTATATCAAGGCGAACACCCACTTGTTAAAAACAACGTATTAATTGATCAGTTTGAGGTGCCTTTAACGCCGACCGAAGAGCTGCAAGGAATCGATGTTCGATTTAGCTATGATTTAAATGGTTTATTAGAAGTCGATGTGATAATACATGCCACCGGCCAACAGCATGGTAAAGTCATCGATCATAGCCCGATAGGATTAACAGAAAAACAAAAACAAGAAAGCCATGAACGATTGAAATCGCTTAAAGTTCATCCACGAGATCAAATGCCAAATCGTACATTATTGGCTAGATTAGATCGTGCATGGGCACAATCATTAGGTGATGAACGCAGCTTGATTGGCTCGTATATCGAAACTTTTTTAACCGTATTAGATCGGCAAAATACTGAGGAAATTGAAACAATTCGTTGTGAAATTGAATCATCTTTAACTAGCCTCGATAGATAA
- a CDS encoding J domain-containing protein, producing MNDNIWQLLGIEKTTDIATIRQAYRAKLPNHHPETDPDGFKALRAAYENAIEYAKSPEKFAAELESDSSAQDISQPLTEEQLKENEICTAYQMLLNDPKRRFNVDEWQLFISSFYDYPMAIIDSVKWRLLEISTQAKNISQSCAKLLAESLRWRQQLMIEKPEQYEKYESFLEYIDSGDTFNYASLPTTNIVLQDATIDYISHCHWLYWWRSQDELESFLMQDTVICLPDDKDLMMQFANFYRVANIPNQSILDYTLQRIAQNDDDKRNIIEWRFLAAIQYTLLTDKQNALQAWIDLYNTGHYQQKAASWIAGWCLYFAQEYFPLLCIALNDCYCLAPTSTDNNFYNIVPQWSTITVSRLAQIDPSDYSPEIASFINWALEINWNYRQILPLLLLDNGTNRLYRLYRHAIMLCHGNQTLLQQILEEQSDDIFEQFILQNLQRQAKQHLVWLTELEPIKAFKDWLYNSDEDLPMPIRFDIESDNDDAIYVRLWLDRFDLIPKHAKVHLYRYMKYFNMEMFDWQVYFDNEQYYQFPFPPNALIDKEAYWQWYRSCMLVLAITNNPLETAKLIKKENSDFILTDDDPFLPLVNIFKYGNWQNESELYNLIINNNEITNCVLSNYPNSIENIITNPYDTDFTQIPQHLTGFWQTKLANENPIYLMLLYKIVLNKTAQQSQLEHTLQTIAGDNLNLQKIAHTLINEKRLTLLAVGSKSKAAKQAIFIAKLAKHLSNPYGICVQKQINALDQLRTDASNNLVLRLCAALLLAENQENQEKLNAQSLPKNGYFQFWRWNGRTNNKGFFIQTVWMTIFLFLIETRIPAFLKNLDLQNFDYLFRGMLFCLIFINLIFAIKRRVNDTDTGKGFNIFRLWQPSIEQTNRYGPPINEKEN from the coding sequence ATGAATGATAACATATGGCAACTACTGGGCATTGAGAAAACGACTGATATTGCAACTATTCGTCAAGCATATCGTGCAAAATTACCCAATCATCATCCCGAAACCGATCCTGATGGATTTAAAGCGTTACGAGCCGCTTATGAAAATGCAATAGAATATGCCAAATCGCCTGAAAAATTTGCTGCTGAGTTAGAATCGGACAGCTCAGCACAAGACATTTCCCAGCCACTGACAGAAGAGCAGCTTAAAGAGAATGAAATTTGTACTGCTTATCAAATGCTTTTAAATGATCCAAAACGTCGCTTTAATGTCGATGAATGGCAATTATTTATCAGTTCATTTTATGACTATCCTATGGCAATTATTGATTCGGTAAAATGGCGTTTGTTAGAAATAAGCACTCAAGCAAAGAATATATCGCAATCATGCGCCAAATTACTCGCCGAAAGTTTACGTTGGCGACAACAGCTGATGATCGAAAAACCCGAACAATATGAAAAGTATGAGAGTTTTCTTGAATATATTGATAGTGGCGATACTTTCAATTACGCATCCTTACCAACCACAAATATCGTACTACAAGATGCCACCATTGATTATATTTCTCACTGTCATTGGTTATATTGGTGGCGTTCACAAGATGAACTTGAGTCTTTTTTAATGCAAGATACAGTCATCTGTTTACCTGATGATAAAGACTTAATGATGCAATTTGCCAATTTTTACCGTGTGGCAAATATACCAAATCAATCTATTTTAGACTATACTTTACAACGTATCGCCCAAAACGATGATGATAAGCGTAATATTATCGAATGGCGGTTTTTAGCGGCAATTCAATATACCTTACTTACCGATAAACAAAATGCGCTACAAGCTTGGATTGATCTTTATAATACAGGTCATTATCAACAAAAAGCAGCCAGTTGGATAGCGGGTTGGTGTTTATATTTTGCGCAAGAGTATTTCCCACTATTATGTATCGCACTTAATGACTGTTATTGCCTAGCACCGACATCAACAGACAATAACTTTTACAATATAGTTCCTCAATGGTCTACGATAACAGTATCACGATTAGCCCAAATCGATCCTAGCGATTATTCACCAGAAATTGCTAGCTTTATAAATTGGGCGCTAGAAATAAATTGGAATTATCGCCAAATCCTGCCTTTGTTGTTACTGGACAATGGTACCAATCGTTTATATCGCTTATACCGACATGCCATTATGTTATGCCACGGTAATCAAACCTTATTACAGCAAATTCTTGAAGAACAAAGCGATGATATATTTGAACAATTCATTTTACAAAATCTACAACGTCAGGCTAAGCAACATTTAGTATGGCTAACCGAACTTGAACCGATAAAAGCATTTAAAGATTGGTTGTATAATAGTGATGAAGATCTTCCAATGCCAATCAGATTTGATATTGAAAGCGATAATGATGACGCGATATATGTGCGTTTATGGTTAGATAGGTTTGATTTAATTCCTAAGCACGCCAAAGTACATCTTTACAGATATATGAAATATTTTAATATGGAAATGTTTGACTGGCAGGTCTATTTTGACAATGAACAATATTACCAATTTCCATTTCCACCTAACGCCTTGATCGATAAAGAGGCCTATTGGCAATGGTATCGTAGCTGTATGCTCGTTCTCGCTATTACTAATAACCCTTTAGAAACAGCCAAGTTAATTAAAAAAGAGAACAGTGATTTTATTTTAACCGATGATGATCCATTTCTTCCATTGGTCAATATCTTTAAGTATGGTAATTGGCAAAATGAATCAGAACTGTATAACTTGATAATTAATAACAATGAGATCACTAATTGTGTTTTGAGTAATTATCCTAACTCAATTGAAAACATCATTACCAATCCATACGACACTGATTTTACCCAAATTCCACAACATTTAACCGGATTTTGGCAAACAAAATTAGCGAATGAAAATCCTATCTATTTGATGCTGCTATACAAAATTGTTTTAAATAAAACAGCACAACAGTCTCAATTAGAGCACACATTACAAACGATTGCCGGCGACAACCTAAATCTTCAAAAAATTGCACACACTTTAATAAATGAAAAGCGCTTAACACTTTTGGCCGTAGGCAGTAAAAGTAAAGCTGCAAAGCAAGCTATCTTCATTGCTAAGCTGGCAAAACATTTATCCAATCCTTATGGCATCTGTGTTCAAAAGCAAATTAATGCTTTGGATCAATTACGAACAGACGCGAGTAATAATTTAGTACTACGACTTTGCGCTGCATTGCTGTTAGCTGAAAATCAAGAAAATCAAGAAAAACTCAATGCACAATCACTACCTAAAAATGGGTATTTTCAGTTTTGGCGTTGGAATGGTCGCACAAATAATAAAGGCTTTTTTATACAGACCGTATGGATGACAATTTTTTTATTTCTCATTGAAACAAGGATACCTGCCTTCCTGAAAAATCTTGATCTACAAAATTTTGATTATCTCTTTCGAGGAATGTTATTTTGCCTAATATTCATTAATCTTATTTTTGCCATAAAAAGGCGTGTCAATGATACCGATACGGGGAAAGGGTTCAATATTTTTCGACTTTGGCAGCCAAGTATTGAACAAACAAATCGATACGGGCCACCAATAAATGAGAAAGAAAACTAA
- a CDS encoding DUF1266 domain-containing protein, translated as MVSQDFIDWLYALSAPMVMLNKKNGAIFTSPYVFPDDTFIDLSENWEINSRETFLKQIFDLVDDGPAQFISQLYFKYSRFSEIEWLNYCEEQTDIQKIILKYVEQTFPACGVAGIRSWDYVRAAYLIRIGTTNKYVTEQEALWILNRISLRARCFYESWQHYHIGWFIGHRYRQTWGIEDLEQLHCQLTRTSQRHVMAELYTDKTLPYNLLPWFINIEELEKPTSLMEYDWS; from the coding sequence ATGGTTTCTCAAGATTTTATTGATTGGTTATACGCTTTATCGGCACCTATGGTTATGTTAAATAAAAAAAATGGTGCTATCTTTACGTCCCCTTATGTTTTCCCTGATGATACATTTATCGATTTAAGTGAGAATTGGGAGATCAATTCTCGGGAAACTTTTCTAAAACAAATATTTGACCTGGTTGATGACGGGCCAGCACAATTCATTTCACAACTCTATTTTAAATATTCACGATTTTCTGAAATTGAATGGCTTAACTATTGTGAAGAACAAACAGACATTCAGAAAATAATACTAAAATATGTGGAACAAACATTTCCAGCTTGTGGTGTTGCCGGTATTCGTAGTTGGGATTATGTAAGAGCCGCATATCTTATACGAATCGGCACAACCAATAAATATGTAACCGAACAAGAAGCTTTATGGATTTTAAATAGGATCAGTCTTCGAGCTCGATGTTTTTATGAATCATGGCAGCATTATCATATTGGCTGGTTTATTGGTCATCGATACAGGCAAACGTGGGGAATTGAGGACTTAGAGCAGTTGCATTGTCAATTAACCAGAACATCACAACGCCATGTAATGGCAGAACTATACACAGACAAAACATTGCCTTACAACTTATTACCTTGGTTTATTAATATTGAAGAATTAGAGAAACCAACATCATTAATGGAGTATGATTGGTCATGA
- the dolP gene encoding division/outer membrane stress-associated lipid-binding lipoprotein, whose product MKKFALMVLLMSGVLMLQGCVAALIGVGAGATATIATDPRTAGTQVDDTTLNSRITSKLRDNGPMFIGSRISTSTYDGNILLTGQANQEQIEKAESLANEVEGVKTVYNQIRIGTPVGAGTVTNDTWITTKVKSQLMLNSQVKSRKIKVVTENGEVFLIGILTPEQGRLAAEVASKVAGVKKVITLYTYPDN is encoded by the coding sequence ATGAAAAAATTCGCCTTAATGGTACTATTAATGTCAGGCGTATTGATGCTACAAGGCTGTGTTGCGGCATTGATTGGCGTTGGTGCCGGCGCTACAGCGACAATTGCAACCGATCCTCGTACTGCTGGAACCCAAGTTGATGATACAACGCTTAATTCACGAATTACCAGTAAATTAAGAGATAACGGACCTATGTTTATTGGCTCACGTATTTCAACTAGCACTTATGATGGTAATATTTTGTTAACCGGGCAAGCAAATCAAGAACAAATTGAGAAAGCTGAAAGCTTAGCAAATGAAGTTGAAGGTGTAAAAACAGTTTACAATCAAATTCGTATCGGAACGCCAGTGGGTGCTGGCACAGTAACTAATGACACATGGATCACCACTAAAGTAAAATCTCAGTTAATGCTAAATTCACAAGTTAAATCACGTAAGATAAAAGTGGTGACGGAAAATGGTGAAGTTTTCTTAATTGGTATCTTAACACCAGAACAAGGCAGACTTGCTGCTGAAGTTGCCAGTAAAGTAGCCGGTGTTAAAAAGGTGATTACGCTTTACACTTACCCAGATAACTAA
- the csdE gene encoding cysteine desulfurase sulfur acceptor subunit CsdE: MANFYHPKQVYNMVSQQSLTELFSQQHNWQDRYRQLILLAKQLPDFPPDQKTEENQVNGCENRVWLTYQKQADGTFIFQGDSEGRIVKGLLAILILIANNKNATQIHAIDFPALFKELKIAQELSQSRQQGLAKLIERIESIK, encoded by the coding sequence ATGGCAAATTTTTATCACCCTAAACAGGTCTATAATATGGTTTCACAACAATCTTTAACTGAACTATTTTCTCAGCAACATAACTGGCAAGATCGCTATCGACAACTGATACTTTTAGCTAAGCAATTGCCTGATTTTCCTCCAGATCAAAAAACCGAGGAAAATCAAGTGAACGGTTGTGAAAACCGAGTATGGTTAACTTATCAAAAACAAGCTGACGGCACATTTATCTTTCAAGGTGATAGTGAAGGAAGGATTGTTAAAGGATTACTTGCTATTTTGATCTTGATAGCCAATAACAAAAATGCCACGCAAATTCATGCTATCGACTTTCCGGCATTATTTAAAGAACTGAAAATTGCTCAAGAACTTAGCCAATCACGACAGCAAGGTCTGGCAAAACTTATCGAACGGATCGAATCAATAAAATAA
- the csdA gene encoding cysteine desulfurase CsdA, protein MVTGMELQDLNLRNKYFDAEQFRADFPALNNQSVYLDSAATALKPQAMIDATVQYYAHNTATAERSLHHNALQVTQTIHTTRENVANLIHAKHSHEIIWTRGTTESINLIAQSYARPLLQPGDEIIVSELEHHSNLLPWLIVAKQTGAKVIQWSADIDELSSLISSRTKIVAVTQMSNVTGFCPDLAQISQLVHQNNAILVVDGAQGIVHQPINVDKLNIDFYAFSAHKLYAPTGLGVLYGKATLLEQMSVWQGGGKMLKTTTFSEFQVAQLPYKFEAGTQNIAGIVGLNASLSWLNKWDEVQADNYLIQLSNYARSQLKQFDDIQFYSVEGSAIISFNFKHIHHNDIAILLGDQNIAIRTGELCAQPLMNKLGCHGVIRISLMPYNNQQDIDKLITALNNAIEIFA, encoded by the coding sequence ATGGTTACTGGAATGGAATTGCAGGACTTGAACTTGCGCAATAAATATTTTGATGCCGAGCAATTTCGGGCCGATTTCCCCGCGCTCAATAATCAAAGTGTCTACCTTGATTCGGCAGCCACTGCGCTTAAGCCACAAGCGATGATTGATGCGACAGTACAATATTATGCGCACAACACCGCAACGGCTGAACGCAGTTTGCACCATAATGCGCTGCAGGTGACACAAACCATTCACACAACAAGAGAAAATGTTGCTAATCTGATTCATGCCAAACATAGCCATGAAATTATTTGGACGCGTGGCACAACTGAATCAATTAACTTAATTGCTCAAAGTTATGCTCGCCCCCTATTACAACCTGGCGATGAAATTATCGTTAGCGAATTAGAGCATCATAGCAATTTATTACCTTGGTTAATCGTTGCTAAGCAGACTGGAGCAAAAGTCATTCAATGGTCAGCGGATATTGATGAGCTTTCTTCACTCATCTCATCACGCACAAAAATCGTTGCGGTGACGCAAATGTCTAACGTAACGGGATTTTGTCCAGATTTAGCGCAAATTAGTCAACTTGTTCACCAAAATAATGCGATATTAGTGGTTGACGGGGCGCAAGGTATTGTTCATCAGCCAATCAATGTTGACAAGCTCAATATCGATTTTTATGCCTTTTCAGCACACAAGCTATATGCCCCAACTGGGCTAGGGGTGTTATATGGCAAAGCGACGTTACTGGAACAAATGAGCGTTTGGCAAGGTGGCGGGAAGATGTTGAAGACAACCACATTTTCTGAATTTCAAGTTGCACAACTGCCCTACAAATTTGAAGCCGGAACGCAAAATATCGCCGGGATTGTTGGCCTAAATGCCTCACTTAGCTGGTTAAATAAATGGGATGAAGTTCAGGCAGATAACTACTTAATTCAATTATCCAATTACGCAAGATCGCAATTAAAACAGTTTGATGATATTCAATTTTATAGCGTCGAAGGTAGCGCTATTATCAGTTTTAATTTTAAGCATATTCATCATAATGATATTGCAATCTTATTAGGCGATCAAAATATTGCCATACGTACTGGGGAGCTTTGCGCTCAACCGTTGATGAATAAACTTGGTTGTCACGGTGTGATTCGTATATCGCTTATGCCTTATAATAACCAACAAGATATTGATAAATTGATAACTGCCCTTAATAATGCCATTGAGATATTTGCATAA
- a CDS encoding U32 family peptidase encodes MKYALGPVLYYWPKIETEAFYHAATNSEADIIYMGETVCTKRREMKVPNWLDLAKEIAKSGKQVVLSTLALLEAPSELNDLRQLVNNGDFLVEANDLAAINIAHDNHLPFVAGPAINCYNALTLKLLQKQGMVRWCMPVELSRDWLNNVLNQFDSLNIARNFEVEVFSYGYLPLAYSARCFTARSEDRPKDKCETCCIKYPTGREVFSQEQQKVFVLNGIQTQSGYCYNLGNNLKEMKGLVDIVRISPLGVETLDVVKQFKANEDGLNPLHIEHKRDCNGYWNGIAGLELAQ; translated from the coding sequence ATGAAATACGCATTAGGACCAGTGCTGTACTATTGGCCTAAAATCGAAACTGAAGCTTTTTACCATGCTGCCACTAATAGTGAAGCAGACATTATTTATATGGGTGAAACGGTATGTACCAAGCGCCGTGAAATGAAGGTGCCCAATTGGTTAGACTTAGCAAAAGAGATTGCCAAATCTGGCAAGCAAGTCGTCCTTTCCACTTTAGCATTACTTGAAGCGCCATCAGAACTTAATGATTTAAGGCAGCTGGTAAACAATGGTGATTTTTTAGTTGAAGCTAATGACTTAGCAGCAATTAACATTGCCCATGATAATCATTTACCTTTTGTGGCAGGTCCGGCTATTAACTGTTATAACGCTTTAACCTTAAAGTTATTACAAAAACAGGGTATGGTACGTTGGTGTATGCCTGTTGAACTTTCTCGCGATTGGTTAAACAATGTACTTAATCAATTTGATAGCTTGAATATAGCTCGAAATTTTGAAGTTGAAGTCTTTAGTTATGGCTACTTACCGTTAGCTTATTCTGCTCGCTGTTTTACCGCTCGTTCCGAAGATAGACCAAAAGATAAATGTGAAACCTGCTGTATTAAATACCCAACCGGCCGTGAAGTATTTTCACAAGAACAGCAAAAAGTATTTGTGTTAAACGGCATTCAAACGCAAAGTGGTTATTGTTATAATTTAGGCAATAATCTTAAAGAGATGAAAGGATTGGTTGATATTGTCCGCATCTCGCCATTAGGTGTTGAAACCTTAGATGTGGTCAAACAGTTTAAAGCCAATGAAGACGGATTAAATCCTTTGCACATTGAACATAAACGAGACTGTAATGGTTACTGGAATGGAATTGCAGGACTTGAACTTGCGCAATAA
- a CDS encoding peptidase U32 family protein produces MELLCPAGSLPSLKVAIDNGADAVYIGLKDDTNARHFAGLNFNEKRLIEAADYVHKRGKKLHIAINTFAHPENFQRWQHAVDTAANIGADALIIADLAMLDYAAEKYPNLERHVSVQASSTNEESIKFYYNNFHVHRIVLPRVLSMHQVKQLSQVSPVPLEVFAFGSLCIMAEGRCYLSSYLTGESPNTVGACSPAKFVRWEETEKGLESRLNNVLIDCHKKGENAGYPTLCKGRYFVGQELYHPIEEPTSLNTIELLPELFAANIASVKIEGRQRSPAYVEQVTKVWRQAIDRYKANPQSYQAEKNWMDTLGSVSEGTQTTLGAYHRKWQ; encoded by the coding sequence ATGGAACTTCTTTGTCCTGCTGGATCTTTACCATCGTTAAAAGTGGCGATTGATAATGGCGCTGATGCTGTCTATATTGGTTTGAAAGATGATACCAATGCCCGTCACTTTGCTGGTTTAAATTTTAATGAGAAGCGATTAATTGAAGCTGCGGATTATGTACATAAACGTGGTAAAAAATTGCATATTGCGATTAATACTTTTGCGCATCCTGAAAATTTTCAGCGGTGGCAACATGCGGTTGATACCGCTGCAAACATTGGCGCTGATGCTTTAATCATTGCCGATCTTGCAATGCTTGATTATGCAGCTGAAAAATATCCCAATTTAGAGCGCCATGTTTCGGTGCAAGCCTCTTCGACCAATGAAGAGTCAATTAAGTTTTATTATAATAATTTTCACGTACATCGAATTGTGTTGCCTCGTGTATTGTCAATGCATCAGGTAAAACAGCTTTCTCAAGTGTCGCCTGTTCCATTAGAAGTTTTTGCTTTTGGCAGTTTATGTATTATGGCAGAAGGCCGTTGTTACTTGTCTTCTTATTTAACTGGCGAATCTCCTAACACTGTTGGTGCGTGCTCACCAGCAAAGTTTGTGCGCTGGGAAGAGACCGAAAAGGGTCTTGAGTCAAGACTAAACAATGTTTTGATCGACTGTCATAAAAAAGGTGAAAATGCTGGCTATCCAACCTTATGTAAAGGTCGCTACTTTGTTGGTCAAGAGCTTTATCATCCGATTGAAGAGCCAACCAGTTTAAATACGATTGAACTTTTACCGGAATTATTTGCTGCTAATATTGCCTCGGTGAAAATCGAAGGTCGTCAACGTAGCCCGGCTTATGTTGAACAAGTGACCAAAGTATGGCGACAAGCTATTGACCGCTATAAAGCTAATCCACAATCCTATCAGGCAGAAAAAAATTGGATGGATACACTTGGTTCTGTTTCAGAAGGAACGCAAACCACATTAGGTGCTTATCACCGTAAATGGCAATAA